TGGTGACTGGGTCTTCGCAGGGGATTGGACGCGCCTGTGCGCTGGAGTTGGCGCGGGCGGGAGCGACGGTGGCGCTGGCGGCAAGAAATCTCGAGAAGCTGGGCGATGTAGCTGCAGAGATTGCGGCTGCCGGTGGAAAGGCGCATGCGTTTGCTCTGGATGTTTCGAGCGAAGAGTCGATAAAAGAATGCGCTAAAGCGGTGATCGCGCACTTTGGCTCGGTGAATATTCTGGTCAACAACGCCGGGATCACACGAGACATCCTGGCGCTGCGGATGAAGCGGAAGGATTGGGACGATGTGCTGACGACGAACCTGACGGGCGCGTTCCTGATGACACAGGCGGTGATGTCGCAGATGGTGAAGAGCCGTTGGGGAAGGATCATCAACGTGACCTCGGTGGTGGGGCAGACGGGACAGGCGGGGCAGGCGAACTATGCGGCCTCGAAGGCCGGCCTAATTGGGCTGACCAAGTCGCTGGCCCGGGAGCTGGCGAGCCGGACGATTACCGTGAATGCGGTGGCGCCGGGATTCATCGAGACGGCGATGACGGAGGTCCTGACCACGGAGCAGAAGGCGATGAATGCACAGTTCATTCCGCTGGGACGAGTTGGAACCGACGTCGAGGTCGCGCATGCCGTTTCGTTTCTCGCATCGGAGGAGGCCAGCTATATCACCGGACACACGCTGGACGTCAACGGCGGGATGCACATGGGGTAACTCTCTTTTGGGTACCACAAAGTAGAGGGTTCGTCGGCTATTTGCTGTAAAGTCTTTCTAGTAATCGATTTATGGTTCGATTTTCTTTTGAATCTCGAGGTCGATCTTTTGCACCCATCAGAGACCTTTGGGGTTGCCTCCCATAGACAATTATGGGGAGGAATTGAGAAACCAGGTTCCGAATCCTTGCAGCAGTTGTTGAAGCACGGAAGATCCAATCTGTTTGATTTGGCGTATCTCATTAGCCGCTGTGTGACTCATCTGCAAGAAGTTGTTCCTAATTTGTTAGAGGCAAGCCGGCCATAGAACCGGCAAGACGCATCACACGAACCAGACCACGAACAGACCAAGGTCTACCGCGCCGCAAAAGACGAATGTCCTCACAGTTTTAGCGATCTTCGGTTAACTACGTAACTATGCTGTCGACCAGCCATGAAGCGAAGGACTTATTGGGCAATGATCTGGATGCCGCGCACTTTTTCGTTCTGCGCGGACGGGCTGCGATTCTGCGTATTCAGCCTGTCCTGGTCCGCCTGAGCGCGCTGTGCAAACAGACCGGAGCGATGGACTACCTGGAGTACTTCCTTACTGGAACCGACAATCTCAAGAAGATTCCCTACATGGTGTTGGTAGGAAAGCGGCGGGAGCTGGACCTTGCCGCACTGCGGGCAGAAGACCTGAAGGGCGCGGTACTGGTTTATGAGTACAAGGTGCTGGGGATGCCGTCGCGCGTCTTCACCACGAGCGACTTCAACGGCAGCAGAGCTGTGATTGCACTGCCTGCCGAGCGGACAAAGATCTCAGCCAGCGTGGGCCGCTACCTGATGACGAACGGCGCCCAGGTTGTCATGCTCAGTTATGCTGGCGAAGGCGATGAGACATGGTCGGAGTGCTTCGACGGTTCGATTCCAGGAGACGAAAAGCGCCTGTGGACCACCCAGACACGCGAGGTTGGAGCCACCATCGTGCTGGAGAAGACGGTCGATGCGACCCTGGCCGCCATGGGCAAACACACACGCCGAAACCTGAGGTACTACCGCCGCAAGGCCGAAGCAGAGCTCGGCTGCACCTTTGAAGGCGACGTGAAGAGCATGCTGGGCAAAGCTCAGCTGATTGAATTGAACCGGGCCTCGACGCATCCCGTCTCCGAGGCCGTCCTCGAGAGGCGATACAGCACGATGAAGGCGCTGGACGGATTATTCTGCGTTGGCGTGAAGACGCCCGACGGCCAGTGGATCAGCTTGCTGGGTGGCAGGAGACATCATGGCATTTCGGAGATCGACTGGCAGATGAATCGCGGAGGCCTGGAGCGATACTCGGTTGGGACGGTGATCCGGGCGTACCTGATCGAACACGAGATAGAGATCGGAACGGACAGGCTGTTCTTCGAAGGAGGGACGCCGCACTCGATGCGGCATGCATTCATCTCCGAGAAGGCGGTTGATATTGTGGTGGCGAAGCGGTCGCTGTTTGTCTCGCTGCTGCGCCGGGTGGCCCACTGGTCGCCGCCAAGAAATAACTTTCTGCTGCAGACGCTGGTTGATCCTGCGTTGCGTTGGGAGTTGCACTAAGTTTCTACTCAGGAATGAAGCCGGCGCGACTTCGTTTCGCAGAGACTCTGACGCAGACACGATATCCAATGACGAGACTCAGC
This Tunturibacter gelidoferens DNA region includes the following protein-coding sequences:
- the fabG gene encoding 3-oxoacyl-[acyl-carrier-protein] reductase, with the protein product MSISAGRIALVTGSSQGIGRACALELARAGATVALAARNLEKLGDVAAEIAAAGGKAHAFALDVSSEESIKECAKAVIAHFGSVNILVNNAGITRDILALRMKRKDWDDVLTTNLTGAFLMTQAVMSQMVKSRWGRIINVTSVVGQTGQAGQANYAASKAGLIGLTKSLARELASRTITVNAVAPGFIETAMTEVLTTEQKAMNAQFIPLGRVGTDVEVAHAVSFLASEEASYITGHTLDVNGGMHMG